The following proteins are encoded in a genomic region of Brachypodium distachyon strain Bd21 chromosome 1, Brachypodium_distachyon_v3.0, whole genome shotgun sequence:
- the LOC104582075 gene encoding uncharacterized protein LOC104582075, with the protein MVANSSSGGGASSSKRDDVQDLLEKLQIRDEDFDDVVLDDEEEDQALVLQWLALARVSSARSYSKGVFERDMRSAWALAKGVDIGDMGENLFLLRFACLGDWQHMMEDGPWHFRKMAVIIAEYDGISKPSIVALDQLPICLQIHDLPPNYRTEKLVRALAGKVGEVLKLDDAAVPRGNFVRIKVNIRVDQPLRQLSSVIKGKSRQVYKNRFEKLPRFCAVCGLLGHSHLECGNGVHAPEDLVFEDWLRADPVWRPRPSSPRGRGGGRSLECDSYYAPNTYDAEDDEDMDLDPVAARDSSAKKRLALDGCKL; encoded by the coding sequence ATGGTGGCCAACTCCTCAAGTGGCGGCGGAGCTAGTAGTTCCAAGAGAGATGATGTGCAGGATCTCCTTGAGAAACTGCAGATCAGAGATGAAGACTTTGATGATGTGGTTCTtgatgacgaagaagaagatcagGCACTGGTCCTGCAGTGGCTTGCCCTTGCTAGGGTGAGCTCCGCGAGGTCCTACAGCAAGGGGGTGTTCGAGAGGGACATGCGTTCTGCATGGGCCCTGGCCAAGGGCGTCGACATCGGCGACATGGGGGAGAACCTCTTCCTGCTACGGTTCGCCTGTCTTGGCGACTGGCAACACATGATGGAAGATGGCCCGTGGCACTTCCGCAAGATGGCGGTGATCATCGCCGAATATGATGGGATCTCCAAGCCTTCCATAGTGGCCTTAGATCAACTCCCGATCTGCCTCCAAATCCACGATCTCCCTCCCAACTATCGCACTGAGAAGCTTGTTCGGGCCCTGGCCGGCAAGGTTGGCGAGGTGCTGAAGCTCGACGATGCTGCTGTCCCGCGTGGCAACTTTGTGCGGATCAAGGTGAATATACGAGTGGATCAGCCCCTAAGGCAACTCTCCTCGGTGATTAAAGGAAAAAGCAGGCAAGTGTATAAGAATCGCTTTGAGAAGCTCCCTCGGTTCTGTGCCGTTTGCGGCCTCCTTGGACATAGTCACCTTGAATGTGGCAATGGGGTACATGCACCAGAAGACCTTGTGTTTGAAGATTGGCTTCGTGCGGATCCAGTATGGCGCCCGCGTCCTAGCTCCCCGAGGGGACGTGGAGGTGGGCGGTCGCTTGAGTGTGATTCTTATTACGCCCCCAACACCTATGATGCAGAGGATGACGAGGACATGGACCTTGATCCCGTTGCTGCCCGAGATAGTTCTGCGAAGAAGCGGCTTGCCTTAGATGGATGCAAACTATAG
- the LOC100841786 gene encoding protein argonaute 18 isoform X2: MANRGGRGGHDGGQHYGGRDGGGGGGQYYGGRGGGGRGNVEGGDGRGRGYYRGGGDGGGRRGRGYYQGEGDVRGFYQGRGGDGGRGNQGRGYHGGGEGVIRGRGRGYQGDGDVRGRGRGYDGGGDRGRGRGRGYQQGGNDYGRGRGGYQQQGGDNYGGGRGGRGGGGYPDWPQPVGPPLAERYATEAAQLREKFKAMDISRAEPTFPARPGFGSAGKACIVKANHFFVGLVDKGLHQYDVTVSPEPTLTGVYRAVMSRLVSEHQHTSLGGRLPAYDGRKTLYTAGQLPFNSKEFEVILSDNKTGSSGHRERKYVVAIKHVTLVSLQQLQMLMAGYSTDIPSQALQVLDIVLRDMILNERSDMGYVVVGRSFFSASIDDPRHLGLGIEGWKGFYQSIRPTQSGLSLNIDMSSTAFVKAQSVIKFVQDILKKPDLRHVTGPDCQKIKKALKGVRVEVTHRGDVRRKYCISGLAGTARDLRFQSSTGVSKTVMDYFRETYKLQLRYDFLPCLDVGTTQKPNYLPMEVCNIVPGQRYQKKLDENQVSNMMQITCQQPLQREGFIRQTVRCNNYNNTKRANEFGIEVDYEPTSVQARVLPAPMLKYHPSGSDNMCNPSNGAWNMRGKKVVDGARVVNWLCINFCVDLPEADVRRFCNGLSNMCCNTGLFVNIGGLKLFSADPLKFEANLHNVRNFCQQTRQMSGVQKIDLLLALLPDKNDSLYGDIKRICETDIGVMSQCCLRKNVLKSSPQFFANVAIKINAKCGGRNSVFANRQASLPVVSAKPTIIFGADVTHPSALDDATPSIASVVASKDWPEVTKYHGVVRAQGHREELIQGLEDIVRELLRSFEKESNRRPEQLIFYRDGVSEGQFKQVLEKEIPEIEKAWKAIYNEEPQITFIVVQKRHHTRLFPNNHSDMSSKDSSGNVLPGTVVDRQVCHPTEFDFFLCSHAGIKGTSRPTHYHVLRDDNKFTADALQSLTNNLCYTYASCTRSVSIAPPVYYAHKLAFRARFYQTQGSDVESVASSGSTTQPGAIKALPEIKDEVKRLMFYC, encoded by the exons ATGGCGAATCGAGGGGGACGCGGGGGCCATGACGGCGGCCAGCACTACGGAGGccgagatggcggcggcggcggcggccagtaCTACGGAggccgcggtggcggcggccgcggcaaTGTCGAGGGCGGCGATGGCCGTGGACGAGGGTACTACCGAGGCGGTGGTGatggtggcggccgccgcggccgtgggTACTACCAAGGGGAAGGTGATGTCCGAGGGTTCTACCAAGGACgcggcggtgatggcggcCGCGGGAACCAAGGACGCGGGtaccacggcggcggcgagggcgtcATCCGTGGTCGCGGGCGTGGTTACCAAGGGGATGGTGATGTccgaggccgcggccgcggatACGATGGGGGTGGCgaccgaggccgaggccgtggccgtggctaTCAGCAAGGCGGCAACGACTACggccgcggccgtggcggctATCAGCAACAAGGCGGCGACAACTAcggaggcggccgcggaggcaggggcggaggaggctaCCCAGATTGGCCCCAACCCGTCGGGCCTCCCCTCGCCGAGCGCTACGCGACCGAGGCGGCCCAGCTCCGGGAGAAGTTCAAGGCGATGGACATCAGCCGCGCCGAGCCCACGTTCCCGGCCCGCCCCGGGTTCGGCAGCGCCGGGAAGGCGTGCATCGTGAAGGCCAACCACTTCTTCGTCGGCCTCGTCGACAAGGGCCTGCACCAATACGAC GTCACCGTCTCGCCGGAGCCGACTCTAACGGGCGTCTACCGGGCCGTCATGTCGAGGCTTGTGTCGGAGCACCAGCATACCagccttggcggccgcctccccGCTTATGACGGCCGCAAGACCCTGTACACCGCTGGCCAGCTGCCGTTCAACAGCAAGGAGTTTGAGGTCATCTTGTCTGACAATAAGACAGGTTCATCTGGGCATAG GGAAAGGAAGTACGTGGTGGCCATCAAGCACGTCACCTTGGTCAgcctgcagcagctgcagatGCTCATGGCTGGGTACTCGACAGACATACCATCTCAGGCGCTGCAGGTGCTCGACATTGTGCTGCGCGACATGATTCTCAACGAGCGGAGTGACATGGG GTATGTCGTGGTAGGCCGGTCCTTCTTCTCCGCAAGCATTGACGACCCCAGGCATCTTGGCCTGGGTATTGAAGGATGGAAGGGGTTCTACCAGAGTATCAGGCCTACGCAGAGCGGATTGTCTCTGAACATAG ATATGTCTTCGACAGCTTTCGTTAAAGCTCAGTCAGTGATTAAGTTTGTTCAAGATATTCTTAAGAAACCTGATCTCCGCCATGTTACTGGTCCTGATTGTCAGAAG ATTAAGAAAGCCCTCAAGGGTGTGAGGGTTGAAGTGACACATCGAGGAGATGTACGCAGAAAGTACTGCATTTCTGGCTTAGCTGGTACTGCTCGAGATCTGAG GTTCCAATCATCAACTGGCGTGTCCAAGACAGTCATGGATTATTTTAGAGAGACATACAAGCTGCAACTGCGTTATGATTTTCTCCCATGCCTCGATGTTGGTACAACACAGAAACCAAACTATCTTCCGATGGAG GTTTGCAACATAGTTCCAGGACAGCGGTACCAGAAGAAGCTGGATGAAAATCAGGTTTCTAACATGATGCAAATAACTTGCCAACAACCACTTCAACGTGAGGGATTCATTCGTCAg ACTGTTAGGTGTAACAATTACAATAATACCAAACGCGCAAATGAATTTGGCATAGAAGTTGACTACGAGCCTACTTCTGTTCAGGCTAGAGTTCTGCCTGCTCCAATG CTGAAGTACCATCCTTCTGGATCTGACAACATGTGCAACCCAAGTAATGGAGCTTGGAACATGAGAGGCAAG AAAGTCGTTGATGGTGCCCGTGTTGTCAATTGGCTATGTATAAACTTTTGCGTTGATTTGCCTGAGGCTGATGTTCGTCGGTTCTGCAATGGACTGAGTAACATGTGCTGCAATACTGGACTG TTCGTCAACATTGGAGGTCTTAAACTATTCAGTGCTGATCCATTGAAGTTTGAAGCTAATCTCCACAATGTCCGCAATTTCTGTCAGCAAACACGGCAGATGTCGGGGGTTCAAAAGATTGACCTCCTACTTGCTCTATTGCCAGATAAAAATGACAGCTTATATG GTGATATTAAAAGAATTTGCGAAACAGACATCGGTGTGATGTCACAGTGTTGTCTAAGGAAGAATGTCTTAAAGTCGAGTCCTCAATTTTTTGCAAATGTTGCTATTAAGATCAATGCCAAG TGTGGGGGAAGGAACTCAGTATTTGCCAATAGACAAGCAAGTTTACCGGTGGTTTCAGCCAAGCCAACGATTATCTTCGGTGCAGATGTTACTCATCCAAGTGCCCTAGATGATGCTACCCCTTCCATCGCTTCT GTTGTTGCCTCTAAAGACTGGCCTGAGGTGACTAAGTATCATGGTGTGGTTCGTGCACAAGGTCACCGCGAAGAGCTCATCCAAGGTCTTGAGGACATTGTTAG GGAACTCCTTCGTTCATTCGAAAAAGAATCTAACCGTAGGCCTGAGCAGCTGATATTCTACAG GGATGGTGTAAGCGAGGGTCAGTTCAAGCAGGTTCTGGAGAAGGAAATCCCAGAGATAGAGAAG GCATGGAAGGCAATATACAACGAGGAGCCACAGATCACCTTCATAGTGGTGCAGAAGAGGCACCACACAAGACTGTTCCCGAACAATCACAGTGATATGAGCAGCAAGGACAGCAGTGGCAATGTTCTGCCAG GGACAGTTGTTGATAGACAGGTCTGCCACCCAACAGAGTTTGATTTCTTCCTGTGCAGCCATGCTGGGATCAAG GGAACAAGCCGTCCAACACATTACCATGTGCTGCGAGATGACAACAAGTTCACCGCTGATGCACTGCAGTCGCTTACGAACAACCTCTGCTATAC GTATGCAAGCTGCACTCGCTCGGTGTCGATTG CTCCTCCCGTCTATTATGCTCATAAGCTTGCTTTCCGTGCTCGGTTCTACCAAACCCAAGGCTCAGATGTGGAGTCGGTGGCAAGTTCAGGCAGCACAACTCAACCCGGTGCGATCAAGGCACTTCCTGAGATAAAAGATGAGGTGAAAAGGCTAATGTTCTACTGCTAG
- the LOC100841786 gene encoding protein argonaute 18 isoform X1: MANRGGRGGHDGGQHYGGRDGGGGGGQYYGGRGGGGRGNVEGGDGRGRGYYRGGGDGGGRRGRGYYQGEGDVRGFYQGRGGDGGRGNQGRGYHGGGEGVIRGRGRGYQGDGDVRGRGRGYDGGGDRGRGRGRGYQQGGNDYGRGRGGYQQQGGDNYGGGRGGRGGGGYPDWPQPVGPPLAERYATEAAQLREKFKAMDISRAEPTFPARPGFGSAGKACIVKANHFFVGLVDKGLHQYDVTVSPEPTLTGVYRAVMSRLVSEHQHTSLGGRLPAYDGRKTLYTAGQLPFNSKEFEVILSDNKTGSSGHSRERKYVVAIKHVTLVSLQQLQMLMAGYSTDIPSQALQVLDIVLRDMILNERSDMGYVVVGRSFFSASIDDPRHLGLGIEGWKGFYQSIRPTQSGLSLNIDMSSTAFVKAQSVIKFVQDILKKPDLRHVTGPDCQKIKKALKGVRVEVTHRGDVRRKYCISGLAGTARDLRFQSSTGVSKTVMDYFRETYKLQLRYDFLPCLDVGTTQKPNYLPMEVCNIVPGQRYQKKLDENQVSNMMQITCQQPLQREGFIRQTVRCNNYNNTKRANEFGIEVDYEPTSVQARVLPAPMLKYHPSGSDNMCNPSNGAWNMRGKKVVDGARVVNWLCINFCVDLPEADVRRFCNGLSNMCCNTGLFVNIGGLKLFSADPLKFEANLHNVRNFCQQTRQMSGVQKIDLLLALLPDKNDSLYGDIKRICETDIGVMSQCCLRKNVLKSSPQFFANVAIKINAKCGGRNSVFANRQASLPVVSAKPTIIFGADVTHPSALDDATPSIASVVASKDWPEVTKYHGVVRAQGHREELIQGLEDIVRELLRSFEKESNRRPEQLIFYRDGVSEGQFKQVLEKEIPEIEKAWKAIYNEEPQITFIVVQKRHHTRLFPNNHSDMSSKDSSGNVLPGTVVDRQVCHPTEFDFFLCSHAGIKGTSRPTHYHVLRDDNKFTADALQSLTNNLCYTYASCTRSVSIAPPVYYAHKLAFRARFYQTQGSDVESVASSGSTTQPGAIKALPEIKDEVKRLMFYC; encoded by the exons ATGGCGAATCGAGGGGGACGCGGGGGCCATGACGGCGGCCAGCACTACGGAGGccgagatggcggcggcggcggcggccagtaCTACGGAggccgcggtggcggcggccgcggcaaTGTCGAGGGCGGCGATGGCCGTGGACGAGGGTACTACCGAGGCGGTGGTGatggtggcggccgccgcggccgtgggTACTACCAAGGGGAAGGTGATGTCCGAGGGTTCTACCAAGGACgcggcggtgatggcggcCGCGGGAACCAAGGACGCGGGtaccacggcggcggcgagggcgtcATCCGTGGTCGCGGGCGTGGTTACCAAGGGGATGGTGATGTccgaggccgcggccgcggatACGATGGGGGTGGCgaccgaggccgaggccgtggccgtggctaTCAGCAAGGCGGCAACGACTACggccgcggccgtggcggctATCAGCAACAAGGCGGCGACAACTAcggaggcggccgcggaggcaggggcggaggaggctaCCCAGATTGGCCCCAACCCGTCGGGCCTCCCCTCGCCGAGCGCTACGCGACCGAGGCGGCCCAGCTCCGGGAGAAGTTCAAGGCGATGGACATCAGCCGCGCCGAGCCCACGTTCCCGGCCCGCCCCGGGTTCGGCAGCGCCGGGAAGGCGTGCATCGTGAAGGCCAACCACTTCTTCGTCGGCCTCGTCGACAAGGGCCTGCACCAATACGAC GTCACCGTCTCGCCGGAGCCGACTCTAACGGGCGTCTACCGGGCCGTCATGTCGAGGCTTGTGTCGGAGCACCAGCATACCagccttggcggccgcctccccGCTTATGACGGCCGCAAGACCCTGTACACCGCTGGCCAGCTGCCGTTCAACAGCAAGGAGTTTGAGGTCATCTTGTCTGACAATAAGACAGGTTCATCTGGGCATAG CAGGGAAAGGAAGTACGTGGTGGCCATCAAGCACGTCACCTTGGTCAgcctgcagcagctgcagatGCTCATGGCTGGGTACTCGACAGACATACCATCTCAGGCGCTGCAGGTGCTCGACATTGTGCTGCGCGACATGATTCTCAACGAGCGGAGTGACATGGG GTATGTCGTGGTAGGCCGGTCCTTCTTCTCCGCAAGCATTGACGACCCCAGGCATCTTGGCCTGGGTATTGAAGGATGGAAGGGGTTCTACCAGAGTATCAGGCCTACGCAGAGCGGATTGTCTCTGAACATAG ATATGTCTTCGACAGCTTTCGTTAAAGCTCAGTCAGTGATTAAGTTTGTTCAAGATATTCTTAAGAAACCTGATCTCCGCCATGTTACTGGTCCTGATTGTCAGAAG ATTAAGAAAGCCCTCAAGGGTGTGAGGGTTGAAGTGACACATCGAGGAGATGTACGCAGAAAGTACTGCATTTCTGGCTTAGCTGGTACTGCTCGAGATCTGAG GTTCCAATCATCAACTGGCGTGTCCAAGACAGTCATGGATTATTTTAGAGAGACATACAAGCTGCAACTGCGTTATGATTTTCTCCCATGCCTCGATGTTGGTACAACACAGAAACCAAACTATCTTCCGATGGAG GTTTGCAACATAGTTCCAGGACAGCGGTACCAGAAGAAGCTGGATGAAAATCAGGTTTCTAACATGATGCAAATAACTTGCCAACAACCACTTCAACGTGAGGGATTCATTCGTCAg ACTGTTAGGTGTAACAATTACAATAATACCAAACGCGCAAATGAATTTGGCATAGAAGTTGACTACGAGCCTACTTCTGTTCAGGCTAGAGTTCTGCCTGCTCCAATG CTGAAGTACCATCCTTCTGGATCTGACAACATGTGCAACCCAAGTAATGGAGCTTGGAACATGAGAGGCAAG AAAGTCGTTGATGGTGCCCGTGTTGTCAATTGGCTATGTATAAACTTTTGCGTTGATTTGCCTGAGGCTGATGTTCGTCGGTTCTGCAATGGACTGAGTAACATGTGCTGCAATACTGGACTG TTCGTCAACATTGGAGGTCTTAAACTATTCAGTGCTGATCCATTGAAGTTTGAAGCTAATCTCCACAATGTCCGCAATTTCTGTCAGCAAACACGGCAGATGTCGGGGGTTCAAAAGATTGACCTCCTACTTGCTCTATTGCCAGATAAAAATGACAGCTTATATG GTGATATTAAAAGAATTTGCGAAACAGACATCGGTGTGATGTCACAGTGTTGTCTAAGGAAGAATGTCTTAAAGTCGAGTCCTCAATTTTTTGCAAATGTTGCTATTAAGATCAATGCCAAG TGTGGGGGAAGGAACTCAGTATTTGCCAATAGACAAGCAAGTTTACCGGTGGTTTCAGCCAAGCCAACGATTATCTTCGGTGCAGATGTTACTCATCCAAGTGCCCTAGATGATGCTACCCCTTCCATCGCTTCT GTTGTTGCCTCTAAAGACTGGCCTGAGGTGACTAAGTATCATGGTGTGGTTCGTGCACAAGGTCACCGCGAAGAGCTCATCCAAGGTCTTGAGGACATTGTTAG GGAACTCCTTCGTTCATTCGAAAAAGAATCTAACCGTAGGCCTGAGCAGCTGATATTCTACAG GGATGGTGTAAGCGAGGGTCAGTTCAAGCAGGTTCTGGAGAAGGAAATCCCAGAGATAGAGAAG GCATGGAAGGCAATATACAACGAGGAGCCACAGATCACCTTCATAGTGGTGCAGAAGAGGCACCACACAAGACTGTTCCCGAACAATCACAGTGATATGAGCAGCAAGGACAGCAGTGGCAATGTTCTGCCAG GGACAGTTGTTGATAGACAGGTCTGCCACCCAACAGAGTTTGATTTCTTCCTGTGCAGCCATGCTGGGATCAAG GGAACAAGCCGTCCAACACATTACCATGTGCTGCGAGATGACAACAAGTTCACCGCTGATGCACTGCAGTCGCTTACGAACAACCTCTGCTATAC GTATGCAAGCTGCACTCGCTCGGTGTCGATTG CTCCTCCCGTCTATTATGCTCATAAGCTTGCTTTCCGTGCTCGGTTCTACCAAACCCAAGGCTCAGATGTGGAGTCGGTGGCAAGTTCAGGCAGCACAACTCAACCCGGTGCGATCAAGGCACTTCCTGAGATAAAAGATGAGGTGAAAAGGCTAATGTTCTACTGCTAG
- the LOC100833362 gene encoding protein SET DOMAIN GROUP 40 isoform X4: MGQQFFILLSQSQAVSLLFLIHHPNIVHCLNAFSGFLFLLAQRLIVCLLAEVGKGKSSSWYLYLSQLPSYYTVLATFNDFEIEALQVDDAIWIAQKSLSAIRSEWEDATPLMQGLKFKPKLLIFKTWLWAFATVSSRTLHVAWDDAGCLCPVGDLFNYAAPDDDISSEEENREEVTKCQQKNEMLEEVKFGRSSERLSDGGYEDSEAYCLYARKCYTKGEQVLLGYGTYTNLELLEHYGFLLAENPNEKTYIQLDLDLYSVGTWPTDSLYIHPSGNPSFALLCLLRLWMTPANHRKAFSHQIYSGSMLSVENELEIMKWLGSKCVETLQKLPTTVESDESLLSFLQKLQNSTNWRVDVDQSSLGEEFGVFLRFHGLDLNYTESHLPVRLLRSLERWELAVRWRCTYKRTLVKCIFHCKRLIHELSLQQNQ; encoded by the exons ATGGGACAacagttttttattttgctttctCAGAGTCAGGCTGTCAGCTTGTTGTTCCTTATACATCATCCAAATATTGTACATTGTTTGAATGCTTTCTCTGGTTTCCTCTTTTTGCTTGCGCAGAGACTGATCGTATGCTTATTGGCTGAAGTAGGAAAAGGGAAGAGTTCTAGTTGGTACCTCTATTTGTCTCAGTTGCCTAGCTACTACACTGTCTTGGCTACCTTCAATGATTTTGAAATTGAAGCTCTCCAA GTTGATGATGCTATTTGGATTGCACAAAAGTCTCTTTCGGCCATCAGATCTGAGTGGGAAGATGCAACACCGCTAATGCAAGGATTGAAATTTAAACCTAAGCTTTTGATATTTAAAACGTGGCTCTGGGCTTTTGCAACG GTATCTTCACGAACACTGCATGTAGCATGGGATGATGCTGGTTGCCTATGTCCAGTTGGTGATTTGTTCAATTATGCTGCTCCTGATGATGATATTTCATCGGAGGAAGAAAATAGAGAAGAAGTTACAAAATGCCAGCAGAAAAATGAGATGTTGGAAGAGGTGAAGTTTGGTCGTTCATCTGAGAGGCTGAGCGATGGGGGATATGAAGATTCTGAAGCATACTGTTTGTATGCCCGGAAATGTTATACAAAAGGGGAGCAG GTGCTTCTGGGGTATGGGACATACACAAACTTGGAACTTCTTGAGCACTATGGTTTTCTTTTGGCCGAGAACCCTAATGAGAAAACTTACATTCAATTAGATTTAGATTTGTACAGTGTTGGTACTTGGCCAACGGATTCCCTATATATTCACCCAAGTGGAAATCCCTCGTTTGCATTGCTATGTTTATTAAGGCTATGGATGACTCCTGCAAATCATCGAAAAGCCTTCAGTCATCAGATTTACTCAGGATCAATGCTTTCTGTTGAAAATGAACTGGAGATTATGAAATGGTTGGGCAGCAAATGTGTAGAAACTTTGCAGAAATTGCCTACGACTGTTGAGTCTGATGAAAGTTTGCTTAGCTTTTTACAAAAGCTGCAGAACAGCACTAATTGGAGAGTAGACGTGGACCAGTCAAGCCTTGGAGAAGAATTTGGTGTGTTTCTCCGATTCCATGGCTTGGATCTGAATTACACAGAAAGTCACCTACCAGTTCGACTGCTACGATCCCTGGAGAGATGGGAATTGGCTGTGCGGTGGAGATGCACCTACAAGAGAACTCTGGTTAAGTGTATTTTTCATTGTAAACGTCTAATTCATGAGCTTTCCTTGCAACAGAACCAATAG